The Arachis hypogaea cultivar Tifrunner chromosome 14, arahy.Tifrunner.gnm2.J5K5, whole genome shotgun sequence DNA window TGTGAAATAATAATTTCgagataataattttaattagtaacaatatacatataattaaaatcataattGAGGttgataataaatttatttaaaatttatattctaTTAAAAATGTTAATTCCTTTCTTTGGAAAAAGTTAGTATTAATTTTGGTTTACCCAAACGGTATTTTCTAATCCTTAAAGGTCTGTCGCTGGCCAATGAAttactgcatgcacaaggcaGGGTTCAAATtcccgacacttgtttaagcagGTGAGTGAGCTGACccctcgaccaacccaagttgatgATAAAAAGCAAATATATTTGAAATTAAAGGCAATGGACTGGGTCTGGAGTCCAATGGTGTTCCGTCTAGATAGAATGTGAGTTAGACCCACATTGAGCCCCATATTTTCCTTCCAAATTCCGACACAGACCAGTCAAAACTCTGAATCAGCGACAGCGCGACCAAATCATATGCACAAGTTTCTTATCTAGACCAAATTGCTACAAACATGGTTATTTAAAGAATTTTATGGACTGACtaagatattaattaaataattgttttTTGTTACTTTCTAATATAGTCAAAGTATTGAACTTCTAGAGTTACAAGAAGAAATAGTGGACACTTCATCCACTACTAGTCCATCTTAATTCACATTTTTGATATGCATATATTGAATATTTCTCTACGGAATCTCTTGTAGCTTATGTCTCTACCTGTTTTTAGATTTGTGCTCactttaaaatgaaagtaaatatctcttggatttgctaatgaattatagttcaaatggtataatctctccatactcaattaagaggttgcgggttcgagtctcctatctttggtaaaagaAAGTATCTCTTGGACTTGGGAGTGAAAAAAGTGGCATGAATGTGATAAATGCTTCAACCTTACCTACTATTTTGACCCGGAAAGTAATGCTGCAATGAATCTAAGCCAAAAAATGATGCTTCAAGTAACACGAGTAATTCTTGCTTACAATAAATAATCAAGAATGAATGATAGCACGTAGCAGCGAGTTCTGAATTTGTATATTCTAGTAAACACAGGTAAGCATCTGAAAATTTTCCGTATATACAACTCTACTTAATAAAGCTATAAATTGGAgtgttacaaataaaaaaaaaaaagaagaagaagaaatagaacatttaacttccccataaaaagaaagaaaattaacttGACTGTTACACTCCAAAAACATGATCTGATACAGACAGAAACTTGAGGATCCGATTGATGATGGAACAAGGCCGGTAAATTTGTGAACTTGAAACCTCAAAAATCATAATCTATGTCTGTTACATTCTGGGAAGCAGAATGCTTAACTAGCTGTCCATGCTCATTGTACCGATCAAGGTTCTCACAGGGAGCAGGAAAGATGGTCCCTATTACGCGCCCTTGGACAAAGGCACACTGAAAGATATGTTTCTTCTTGTAGGTGAGGCCAACTGACATGTCCCGAAACGTCACATTTCTCACTGGGATCTCTTCGCTGCCATGAATTCGTACTGGCACACGAACACCCTGGCCATGGACGGTGGTGAAACTTATGTCTTTGAGTACAGGAAGTGCACTAGGGTCATATCCATCATCAGGGTGTTCGTTGTAATCTGTCTTAATTACTATTCCAACACGGACGTTATCAAATGTTAGATTCCGGTAAGTAATATGGCGAACATATCCGCCTCGCCCAGGGGCCGTCTTAATCCTCACGGCACGCCTAGAACCCCATACAAGAATATTCTCCACAGTCACATTGGACACCCCACCAGACATCTCACTGCCTATTGAAACGCCAGCACTGTTCCATTTCAAAAAACAAGTCAGATATCTAAATGACGAGAAGCTAACAAAGATGCAGTCATCAAATTTGTAAACACTGCACACACCAAAAGTGATACATTATAGATAAAGCATGGCCAGATGCataaagaaattgtaattcagAAAGACAGATTTATTTACATTTTGGCTCTTAAATTTATGCAGAATAGCAGTCAGACAGCTAGTTGCTATCCAAAAATAGGATGTTGAAAGATATGCCAAAAGTGCAAGTTGCGTGAGTTAAGGATTAACCTGACCACGGAGCGAACAACTAGATTCCGGATCATTATATTCATGGATGGCCTTCCATAAGCAATTCCATACTGATCCCAGCCACTTTTTATTGCAATTGCATCATCTCCTGTACTTATGTAACAGTCCTCTATCAACATGTCCTCACAAGAGTCTGTTCATGCAAAAGAATTTGAAGCTTGTTAATTTGCCATATAACAACAAAGCTAATAGATACAATTAGCATTGGTTTCGTAACTGGGGAAGGTTAAATTGTTTGCATCTTACTGGACCACTAACAGACAAACATTTTATGCATATTAAAGAAATTCCATGTCAAAAATCCATAATTATCCTTCATGGATTTGGTGACACTTGCAAACAGAGGTCAACCCACTCACTAATCATCCGTTGCCTGACTCAGTTGGAATATATATTGGTCATTAGAAATCATTCAGTTGACCAGAAAATTCAAAGTATTAACAGGATAGAGCTTCTCTACATTAGTGCATCAAATATATCCACAACTTAAATGTGGCCTCTTCAAGTTCACTCTTTGCCAACCATCTAGATTAAGCTACCAAAACTATCCtcaaccaacaacaacaaaatcTTATGCCACTAGGTGGAACCAGCTACATAACTATCCTACATTGATGCTTTAAAAAAGTGGAAaaactgttgatttattttggagAAGTGTGAACAGTAAGCATGGGTGAATAGCTTGGGTTCTTAGGTTGCTTCCCAACGCCCTAGATACCGTCGCACGACAAAAACCCAACAACTATCCACTATTCCTAATAAATCTAATATCATCAATCCTATGTGATCAAGATATGAATAAACATTTGTACTCAGTAAAAATATCACTTGCCAGGATCTATGCCATCAGTATTTGGAGCTTCAGTTACAGGAGCCAATATTGTAACATTTCTTATAGTGATGTTTTTGCAGTCATATGGATGAAGTGTCCAAAAAGGAGAGTCACGCAAAGTAATATTAGCAATGACAATGTCACTAGACCACATGATCTGAACAAGTGGCCCCCTTGTGTGGTTGAGACGTTTTTGACGATACTTTTTCCACCAGGTTTGTCCCTGTCCATTTATGGTACCGTTATGCCCTGTCAGTTTATTACCACAGATGAATCAGATCAACATGAAAATTTAACATAACAAAAGATCAATCAACAAAACTATAGTTCACCATTAGCTTAAGCCTTTGGAGTATTGCTATCTAAGGTTCTTAACTACATAACAAAGTCACATAGTAGTACATAAAATACACTTTTTTATATTGATAGATCAAGACAAACAAAAGTTCAAAACCTACTTTTTCACACAGTGGAAGCAGGATGTAAATCCTAACCTGTTATCACAATATCTTTAAGATTTTGACCATGAATCAAACTGCCATATCGTGGTCCAGGATGCTCCCTCCCATACCCATACGATGGCAATGGTGGCATCAGTGGCCAATACTTCTCATCCTGTTCACCAAGAAATACGATGATAAATATAATGTAAGAAATATTGTTCAATTACAAGAGTGGCAGAAATATTTAGATTCTAGTGTATGCTTAATCAAAGAGAAATTCGGCAAGTCAAATTCATCCATTTAAAGCGTTAATTAGAAGATTTTATGTTGTAACCCCATTTTACATGTCCTTAATTGTACAAACATATGCAACCCTTACTCCCTTCTTGTCCAAAACCTTTTATAAGGCTTTTCTTAGTACCCTATCATATATTTTTTCCAAGTTAATAAACACAATGGTTACTCCAATACCTGTCCATCATTCTCTTAATAGATATATAGCTTTGGTCTCTAAAATACCAAACTGGTTCTCCAAAACCTGTTTCTCCTATCTGAACCTACATTCTATCACCCCCTCCCATAATTTTATGATATGACTCATGAGCTTGATATTTGGGTAATTTCCACAATTTTGTATATCTCCTTTATTCATGGAGATAGGAACCAAAATGTACGAGACCGAATAACATACATAATGGGAACACAAGTCATGAGCAATGTGTTCAAGAAAGTAGAATCAATAATTAACAGCTTGTTATACTACTATCATCCTAGCACATAAGTTTTCAAGCTTATCATGCGCCTATTCGTTatgacataaaaatataaaatagattcaTGAACTTTGTGCCTATCATCCTGTTTCACAATCCTATGTACCCTTCACAAATTTAGTCAGAGACATAAATAAACCAGCATGTAGTGCCTTCAATAGAAGGGGGGAAAAAAATCAATATAACATTCTTAAAAAAAGGGAGAACCCTCACTGAAAATAACATTCAAAGCTTAGTCATTTATCAGAATAAGGATATACTCAGACGATCATTAAAAGTTCTATTTTGAACTTTTCACTTCATGGAAAAATTGTGGCAGTTAGATACAGTACTATCATTTCTGCTGACTGACCTGTTAAATTACTAGAAGTAAAATCAGCAGAGCCCCCAAAGTTTTCATTTCACACATGAAGCAGcacaaacaacaaaaatattaagAATTGGGAATAACAGCATGAACTCACATCAAGTCCAAGAATAACAGCATCTTGAGCTACAAAAAGTGTCATATGGCTGGTGAGATTGAAGGGCGCAGTAAGCCAGCGACCGGGAGGCACATTGAGCTGGCCACCACCTTTCTTCCCCAACTTGGAAATCGCAGAAACGGCCCTCTCAAATGCCTCAGTGTTGAGGGTGACACCGTCGCCGACACCCCCGAAATCGGTCAAGTTGAAAACCACCGGCCTCAGCTTGGGAATCGGGCGCGGCGGGAGGGTCCGACCGAAGAGGAAGAAGCCTCCGACGACAACGTTCCTCTGCCAGATGAAGACGGAGGCGAAGGCGGCGATCCAGAGGACGGTGAAGAGGGTTCTGTGGGAGGTTATGATTGCGGGGAGACAGCGCTTGAATTCGAGTCTTTGGTGGTGGAAGCGCCCAAGCGTTGAGGTGTCCACCATCATTGCGAACACGGAGTTGGATTTAGCAGGCGGCGGCGAGTCGGGTGTCTGCCAGCATTGATTTTCAGAGGGATTGGAGCTTCTGAATCCAAGATTGTGAAGTGAGTGTGTGAGAAATGAAGGACCCTCTTTTGGGATCTGCTTCGATGGAGTGAATTCAAAGGGAAGCTGTGTCTCACTCAGTTGGTCGCTCGGACAATGATGGCGTCTCTttctttattcattaaaattgcAAAACCATAGATCATGGATCCTTAAACCGAAATCATCACTCTTATAATTATTTTCCAGTTTCAACACTTTGTTTAATTGCAAAGTAATTAATAACCCCttgaaagtaaaaataatttaaaatccttaattaacaaaggaaaaatataatagaataattcttaatatttttatcaACTTAGCCGACAGATAAAAGAATAAGATAATAATGAATTGAATATTTATCTTCATAAgataattatacataaaaatagggttttttttttataataaaataaaaaaaattattatttttctaaacaaaatttttagattttaattctctttttttttaactctATAGAAATTAGTAAGTTCACTTTACTTTCGCGAACtccaatcaatttttttaaaacacgtatttttaatttagaaaataGTAAATAGATCTACAAGAAGTACACAAAAATATACAGACAACAAGAATAActtcttcaagaatttttttaattataaataaaaaaaataaatcatatttaACAATGACAACCATTATTAtcatttctaaaaatatataagtacactggaataagtcatatttaacaaggatttttttaattataaattaaaaaaataactatatattttctttaaaaaaccaACTATTCACGTTAAAAAAGAGGCCAGTTAGTTGTATATTACAAAAGAAATTTCATCTCGAAATGCATACACTAAAAtgataaaatagttatttaaattcATTAGCAAATTAGACGTATGTTCTCTTGCGGCACTACCAAGCATTATTGTCATCTTTAATCAGCTCATGTAGTTGGTGAACTGGTGGTACATTCCTTTCTTTTGATTCATAAAATTAGTGGATGATGACaattaacaaaattatatatataattatctcTAAACTTCCAACTAACGCTGTTTTATTGATCCTTTAATCCATTGAATATCAGGATAATTCTTAATTATCAATTAGCACAGAGACGATCAGGACAGACATATATATCAGTGCCTCAACAATAACATTATTGCATTATGGGCTATGATTGCCCAACAGAAAACCCTCCTCAAAATCATTTTCTTCTTGTAGTTGACAAAGCCAATTGATATTAGACTTATTAGTaagtctatttatttattttatttatacatgCAAAAAGTAGTGCATATACGCAGAGCTCATACCAATCTTGGCATGTCTGTAACGAAAATTCACAATGTTGGCTTTATTTACTTGTTTGCGCTTCTTAGTGATGGCAGAACCAAGCAGCATATGTGTTATGCCTAGTAGAAAAGCAAGAAGGAAGCAATGATAAAAAtgcttaattataaatatatatgatataaGAATAGAAGGATTAGGAGAGGCAAGAAAAGGGGTTTGACGGGGTCAACGAAAGGGTGAAGAATAAAATGGGGTGCCAGGGAGAAAGATGACTAAGAATAGGGAGTGCATGAAGAAAGAGGGCTTCCTAATCTTCTTCCACCCCCACAACAAGCAACGACGTAAACCAACAAACATGTCACACCCTCAATTCCAACAACACAACATTATTGCtgccaaacaacaacaacaaactcTCCCAGCGGCGGCCCATTTCTACCCGCCTCGGCAATGGCCgctgctcttttctttttcttcctcttcctccttcctcTCCCTTCCTTCTCCATCACCGACGGCGAAGCCTTACTCAAACTCAAACAAGCCCTCAACAACCCTCCTGCCCTCTCCTTATGGGTCCCAAACAAGGACCCTTGCGCCCTCCCCCTCTGGGTTGGCGTCCTCTGCGCTAAGGGCACCATCAACGGCATCAACCTCGCCAACATGGGACTCTCCGGCACCATCGACGTCGACGCCCTCTTGCAAATCCCCTCCCTCAGGACCATCAGCCTCATCAACAACTCATTATCCGGCCCCATTCCCGACCTCAACAGGATCGGCGCCCTCAAAGCCATTTACCTCAACACCAACCAATTCTCCGGTTCCATTCCGCCTGATTACTTCGACAAGTTAGCCTCCTTGAAGAAGCTATGGCTCTCCGACAATAAATTCTCCGGTAACATACCCATATCATTGACCAAGCTTCGCTTCCTTTCCGAGTTGCGCCTCGACAAAAACGACTTCTCAGGGACTCTACCTGACTTCACCCAACCAATAAGAATCCTCGACTTTTCCAACAACAAGCTAGAAGGTCCAATACCACCATCCATGGCGGGCTTTGACGCTAGTGTCTTCGCCGGGAATCCAGCTCTCTGCGGGAAGCCTCTCAAGGAATGCGGCGGTGGGGACGCCTCTCCTTCTGAGCCGGCGAGCTCTGGGGGCAGCGCCGGCGGTGGATTGAGTTGGTTCTGGAAGATCCTGATTGTCATTCTGCTGGCGGCGATTCTGGCGGGAGTGTTCGTGTTGGTGAAGAATCGGCGGGACCAAAGCGATAACTTCAGCGTGATGAGCAGAGGAAACAGCCACGTGGACGAGGAGGTGATGCAGGTGCACGTGGCGAAGAGCGTTAAGGGATCAGAAGGGGGCAGCGGCACAGGCATTGGTGGAAAGAGAGGAGGTGGCGGGAGAGGGGGATGGGTGACCTCATAATGGTGAACGATGAGAAGGGCGTGTTTGGGCTGACGGACTTGATGAAGGCGGCAGCGGAGGTGCTGGGGAACGGGGGACTAGGGTCGGCGTACAAGGCGGCGATGGCGAACGGGATATCGGTGGTGGTTAAGAGGATGAGGGAGATGAATAAGGTGAGCAGAGACATATTCGACGCGGAGATGAGACGGTTTGGAAGGATCAGAAACCGTAACATCCTGACTCCTCTTGCTTACCATTATCGCAAGGAGGAGAAGTTGTTTGTGACGGAATACATCCCCAAAGGAAGCTTGCTTTATGTGCTTCATGGAGATAGAGGATCCAGCCATGGCGAACTCACCTGGCCAACACGTTTCGCCATTGTCAAGGGAATCGCAAAAGGTTTGAGTTTCCTCTACACTGAATTTTCAACCGAAGAGCTTCCCCATGGGAACCTCAAATCCAGCAACATTCTCCTCACCAACCAGTATGAGCCTCTCCTCAGCGACTATGGATTCCATTCGCTCATGAATCCCAACTACGCCATTCAAACCTTGTTTGCCTACAAAACTCCAGACTACACCGAATACAAACACGTGTCTCAGAAGACCGATGTGTACTGCCTTGGCATCATCATTCTGGAGATCATAACCGGCAAGTTCCCCTCTCAGTATCACAGCAATGGCAAGGGCGGCACCGATGTTGTGCAGTGGGTGTCCACCGCCATTTCCGAGAAAAGAGAGGCGGATTTAATCGACCCGGACTTGCACCCTAACAACAGCTCTCTCCCTCAGATGCTGCAGCTCGTCCGCATTGGAGCTGACTGCACGGAACCCAACCCCCAACGACGTCTTCCCATGAAGGAAGCCATTAGGAGGATAGAGGAACTTcagctttaatttaatttctattgtATTTTCAAATTAGTTTATATTAGTTTCAGTGCAGGCCTAGGAAAGGAAGGGAAGGAAACACCAACAACAACCATGCAAAGTTAACTCCTCAATTCAATGTGTAAATCACTTTTATGCCTTCAAACTtagctttctttctttttttttttttttggcctcccttcctttcctttttttcttttcatttcttgtAAATTGTTTTATAACTAATGTTAGCTACTAAGAAATATGTTTAATGATGTTCAAtgctattattttattcttttctcaTCCTTCATTTGTTCTGCCGTTTTAGACATAGTAGCTGGACACAAAAATATCAACTAGTACTGCAAATTTAATTTcttcaaagaaaataaaaatattctcttcacctaaaaaattaatcaacaaattaattattatatatttatatatacttttttatatattatatctgAAGTGGTgcgaaaaagttttgaaaatgagTACTCAATAGGGATATACTGTACTCTCggtgtattatttattttttttaagaaaaaattgttGCAATTGGTGGGTGGCAGAAGGTGCGACAAGTGGCGCCAAAAACGGTGATCTACGTGGCACTCCATTCTGTTGTCTCATCTTCTTTGGCAAACAAATACATCTGCTAACACCTTCCCTGGCTCTGTGTTTCACTCACCGAACGGCGGCCCTTAATAACAATCatcataacaataataataataatgtaccgAACGGCGGCGAAGCGATTATTCTCCGCTGCAACTCATTCCTATCATGGTAATCTTCACCGCCTCCGGTTGCGCCCTCCACACTCTCAGATCTTCATACCCTATCGTTCCTTTTCCACATCCGAGGATCAACCATTTCCTATTCCACAATCTCCCGTTCATCCTGAAACCCCTCTCGTACCAGATTCAGCTCCATCTTCATCGCCATCGCCGTCGCCGGATGAGGATCCCAGAACCAGAGGAGACAAGTACCAGGACGAAAAATCTCGCGTGCTCCATGCCTCCCTCACTCACGTTGTTCGTACTCTCTCATCCTTCTTTCATTTCAATAATTCATTTATGTTGCGAATTAATTGAGTGAGAAATTGCGGTGTTTCTAATTTTGCAGATAAAGCTGG harbors:
- the LOC112740766 gene encoding probable polygalacturonase, translated to MMVDTSTLGRFHHQRLEFKRCLPAIITSHRTLFTVLWIAAFASVFIWQRNVVVGGFFLFGRTLPPRPIPKLRPVVFNLTDFGGVGDGVTLNTEAFERAVSAISKLGKKGGGQLNVPPGRWLTAPFNLTSHMTLFVAQDAVILGLDDEKYWPLMPPLPSYGYGREHPGPRYGSLIHGQNLKDIVITGHNGTINGQGQTWWKKYRQKRLNHTRGPLVQIMWSSDIVIANITLRDSPFWTLHPYDCKNITIRNVTILAPVTEAPNTDGIDPDSCEDMLIEDCYISTGDDAIAIKSGWDQYGIAYGRPSMNIMIRNLVVRSVVSAGVSIGSEMSGGVSNVTVENILVWGSRRAVRIKTAPGRGGYVRHITYRNLTFDNVRVGIVIKTDYNEHPDDGYDPSALPVLKDISFTTVHGQGVRVPVRIHGSEEIPVRNVTFRDMSVGLTYKKKHIFQCAFVQGRVIGTIFPAPCENLDRYNEHGQLVKHSASQNVTDIDYDF